From Glycine soja cultivar W05 chromosome 4, ASM419377v2, whole genome shotgun sequence, the proteins below share one genomic window:
- the LOC114408949 gene encoding adenine phosphoribosyltransferase 5-like, which produces MFAEENGLKGDPRLQAISQAIRVVPHFPKHGIMFQDITTLLLDHKAFKDTVDIFVDRYRDMHISVVAGIEARGFMFGPSIALGIGAKFVPLRKPRKLPGEVISEKYALEYGTDCLELHVGAAQPGERAIIIDDLVATGGTLSAGVKLLERVGAEVVECACVIGVPDVKGQCRSIGKPLYVLVEPRKADKCQAQADKCY; this is translated from the exons atgtTCGCCGAAGAGAATGGCCTCAAGGGAGACCCCAGACTCCAAGCCATTTCCCAAGCCATCAGAGTCGTCCCTCACTTCCCCAAACatg GAATAATGTTCCAAGACATAACGACATTGCTGTTGGATCACAAGGCGTTTAAAGACACCGTCGACATTTTTGTCGATCGTTACAGAGACATGCACATTTCCGTAGTTGCTG GAATTGAGGCAAGGGGGTTCATGTTTGGTCCCTCAATTGCGTTGGGCATTGGTGCAAAGTTTGTTCCTTTACGCAAACCACGGAAGCTGCCAG GTGAagtaatttcagaaaaatatgcTCTAGAATATGGAACTGATTGCTTGGAGTTGCATGTTGGTGCTGCCCAGCCCGGTGAACGGGCCATAATAATTGATGACTTGGTGGCCACAGGTGGAACTCTGTCAGCAGGAGTAAAACTTCTAG AACGTGTTGGGGCTGAAGTGGTGGAATGTGCTTGTGTCATTGGTGTGCCTGATGTCAAG GGGCAGTGCAGGAGTATTGGAAAGCCACTTTATGTTCTTGTTGAGCCACGTAAAGCAGATAAATGTCAAGCTCAAGCAGATAAATGTTACTGA